From the genome of Maniola hyperantus chromosome 9, iAphHyp1.2, whole genome shotgun sequence:
tggaagtccctacaagagacctatgtccagcagttgacgtctatcggttgacaatgatgatgatagtgattcaaCGCGTAGATCAAGAAATTTGAAAAGACGTGCTGCAAACGTTCTGTTCATGGGTTGCGGTAaatggtaatcacttaacatcaggtgacccgcctgctcattttatcgctatttatatattttataaaagaacagaaaaaatatttgcactTACAATTGCGATAGTCACGGCTTGTCTAAGTAGGACAGGGCTTATTTTTGTCAAAAAACTCATCACGTTGGCTTCCGAAAAATCTAATATTGTGATAAATCCACTCAAGTAATCGTCAGCTCTAATGTATTCTCCCATCTAGAATTAAAGTTAAATATAATGTACTAAGATGTATGTATCTTTTAACCACTTATGATACGAATAAACTCTtcttaaaaaaatgtttgagtAATTACTTAGGACGGTGTGAGTTATTGTTACTTCAACACTCCAACACCAGTAACAGATCGAACATATTGAAATTCCTGACTTACGATTACGTTATGCCTAAAAAAGTCTGTGAACTGTGAAGCTTCCCAATCGACATCGAAAAATTTGATGACGTGTACCCTGTAGTGATCATTTGTTAACTTGGGCAACACAATCGCGTGGCTGAAACAATAAACACATCATGAAATATTCAATCTAACCATGGTCTGATCACTATGTATTCCTTCAAGGGTCTGATACAGAGATTTGaaattatcattaaattaaataaaccttGCACTTGTtagttttgttattttgtagtttatagggttccatacctcaaaaggaaaaatagaactcttataggagcacttcgttgtctgtctgtccgtctgtcggtcgtGTCCGCCAAGCTTCACGTCAAGGAAataaaaacctataaggtacttcccgttgacctagaatcatgaaattttttaGGCTGCAATGTCACAAATAAAGGcaaaattccgaaaaccgtgaatttgtgattacatcacgaacaattttaaaaagtgtaatttcttgtatgatggtatggtaccggctcgcacttgactaATCTTTCAagggttatttattttataaagtggTTAGTATCTATATTTAATTATGTTCTCTGTTGCattcatataatatattattgctattgtaattttttgtaatttgaaAACAATGTTGAGTTTTTTGCCAGCTCTTCTCATTAAAATGTTTTCGATCCTatggtacctatacctaaaagTCCAAATTAGCATAGTGAAACAAGTTGTTCTTCATAACGTAATTTAATTTGTGTttgtctaaatctaaatatgtaagtaggttTACCTATCTAAACTCAAATTTTATACGTACACATTTTCGTACAATTTTTCAAAGTCAGTTTtacaattaaattttccaaaaaagtGAGGCATCAACGTTCTCATCGTGCACATTTTGTCCAATCGTAATTTAGCTCGTTCTATCGACCCCTTGCATACAACTATTGTCGTTTCCAAATAACGATcatctgtaaaaaaaatcaataacagCTCAATCCAATCTAATCCATCAGCTTGCTTGCATCCATTTCTGAACGTTAGACTAAGGCCTGTGCCTTAGTCTAACGTGCTTCCAAACACAGCCTTTTGTCAGTCATCCTCATCCGCCCGTTTTCTGCCACCTTCCTGTGGtgaaaaatattcatttttgCGATGGTACAATAAGCTATTTTTGCTCAACCAGACAGGATACATGCAGCATAAAATATGCTCCGCCGCAACCACCGAAATTCTTGATGGTATTTCTCGGTAGAAATGGTATACCAAACGAACTGGTAAATTCTTTTGACGATTAAAAAGCCCCTGTAATGcatagtttatttgaataaaactcTTTTTATTCTTTCTATTTTTCAACCAATCTCCATTTTCTATCAAGGATCCGATTTATTATATCAAGTTTTCTTAATCTCTGTTGaatatttttcttcactgtAGTGAGACGATggttataataattttcaccTACGGAAAACTGAAAAAGATATAAGAACTACCTGCACCCTGAacactgcaatttttttttgcaatgcaATAATAAAGAGATCATGCGTGGCTAATTTTGCTTACAAGACCTTTAGGCGTCTTCACAGCGTGCCATCCACGCCCCCGAGGCGCTTAAACTGTCCCTACCACCACGATGAACTCAACCGAGTAATTCTTTTTGCCATCCCATAATGATATTTTATCTACTCTCATTTATCTTAAAATTCgaattataaaatcaaaatgtgtcacATATTGACTaactttacttactttaatataaaaataaaaattcattatAACACTATTTTGATATGACAATATTGCaaaataatgttataaaatatattttttccattACGATACAGTTCAGTTCGCGGTTTTGGATTCTGGATTTTTAAACCAAGTACCTATATGCTACTAATATTTTATGGTTTGGATTTTAAAATAACACGAGTTTAGATAAAGTAGTGTATGAAACTCTacacaattaggtaggtattaaaacacccattatgcaaccgtttcataaattactataaaactagtaagttttacataataatattacaaatacgaCAGTGTGACCGTTTGTATTAACTCATTACCTACTctattgaatataaaatatgcATATTTAAGgcccaaaattaaaatattaggtacctggAGAAAGTAATACCTACTTGAGCCGATTGCCGGTTTCACAGCTGCGGTTAACGATCTTGATGCTGTTGACTGTCGTATGTatatgatttataaaaaacttacCAAAATCCTTCTTATTAAAATGCGGCTGCTTTTGGACCCATTCGttcaatatttttaaagctTCTTTTAAGCTCCTCGTATCTAGGTTGTACATTTTATGAATACTTTGCATTGTATCCGGTCTCAATTGAAGGATCTTTCTTAATTTCACAAATTCCATTTTGAAAACAAAGCCTTGTACTTGGCTCCAATGTTTAAACTGTACTGAGTGCTTATTGCAATGGCAATGACATTCAGTACCTACTTGATATTTCTGATatgaaaataggtacttacttaacctTTAACTATGGACACTTACTTTTTGAAACACGATTCTCTCATACATGCTTGAGACATGGGGTCTCATAGACCGCTAAATTGTTTGGGgtcattttataataattgaccaaaaaaattaaaaagcagtCAAGATGTAAGgattataaaatatgataaggttttaaaaatatacaagaaACATTTATTGACAATGGGTCAATTCTTAAATTTTTGGCATTCCTGACACAGGGGGCTTGAACATTTTTCAGACATGTTAATCTTTTGCATACTATGTAGGGGAAGGGACCCGAATATCGGatactttttgtaaaattaggaaaaataaaatgaaacgtAACCTTAATTAGACCGAAATTAATACACGTAATCCTGGTCTCATGTACTATATGAATTTCAAACAATTTAGACTATTGTAGCATTAATTTATTCACAAACTTGTAAATTTCAGTTTAAGAAGGAATGCAGGTCTCAACCAAGTAGGCTCCTAATATCAGATATCCGATAACCTCAGTATCAGATATccgatattaggtaggtaccctatacATAGTACTATacatagtaaataaaaaaacaaacaatacctAGTTGTATTTAATATAATGAACACCAAACATGTATTTAAATGTATATATTAATGAACTGAGGTATTAAACAATTCACAGTTTTAACATTCTATTGCAATCAACTTACCTACTTTACAAGACGTGACCCTTAATATCGGATATCCGGTATTAAGGAACACAACTTGTATCCGATATTGGGAATTTACACAagtcataaataaatacaaatgtcaaatcataaataaatacaaatgtcaaaaaaaatgtCTTAGTTTTCCttcaaaatttgtttttttaaagtaagtaatctAGCAACGAATaaacaaaatgaaaatatgATATCATTAAGCACTTACTTTTATAGGAATGTCTTTAAAAACCACAATGTACTAAATATTTCTCGTCACAAAAATTAAACATGTTGCCGTATCGACGCCATTAATTGTCGATAGCTCGATGAACGCACTGCAGTGCTTACATCTAGTTGCGTATTAATAGTAACCGGGCTGTTAGATAGATGACACTACTCCATATAGGAGATATTGACCTATCCGAAGTTAAGCACCTATGCGATAATCGGGTCCTTTCCCTTACTGTCTACAAATGTTTGTAGACAGCCTTTCTGGTAGTTTTAGTGGTCAAGGGTTACATTTTCTTCTCTTTCCTTGGTCTTTTTCTTGAGCTTTGACATCATATCATTCTGTGGGCATCATCATCTCCCAAAACGTACTGTATGGTCATTGAAATTCTCAATTTTCTCGGcaatcatcataatgatcaaccgatcgctgacctactactgagcacaggtctcctctttgaatgagaagggttttaggccatagtctaccgtgCTTGCGGACTTCtcacactttgagaacattacggagtcccctcaggcatgccggtttatacctacttacctaaatatttgtggatggcggtaatcacttaacatcaggtaacccgcttgctcgtttgcaCGTTATTCATATAAGTACTTAACTGCCGCAcccagagtcgcttaatcattacttaagtttagttaaaacgaaacagagctatatctctcccataaatctgtctcgttttaactcaatcttaagtaacgattagcgactctgaatGCGGCTGTTAACAAAATAAGAAAACTCCATGGTttgaaaaatatcactttattTCAAAATTGCTAAAAATTACAGAGCACAATTAAGCAGAATGGAATCGATAAATTGAGCAGGTGATTATTTATTAtcgattaataaaaaaataaaaaaagtacgaGCCgggttaattataatattttggggTTGCGTAAAAATACCTACATTGAGATAGCGTTTCAGCTGTCGTGAGCGATTTCGATTAAGTATATGAGTGTCTGATCAAAAACCAATACcaattacattttctaaaaaaaaacctttttgttGTGATCAtgacaaaaatattgaaaattgtTAATGATTCATAcggtttgtttaaaaaaatcaatattttctaTAGTAAAAAGCTCCTTCAAAAATCTAATTCGGATCAAAaacctaatattttaatttgaaaaactGTGCAGTAATGTAGGTAACGTATTCATTAACCTCTTTCACGTTATCTGTAAAACTTTGGTAAAactatttagaatggaaatatTGGTTTTTGATcagacaaaaacaaaaacacaatacaggatcttaatctaatagatgtagcacctgtagcatgcaaaggcggccttatcgctaaagcgatctcttccaggcaacctttgacaaaaggaatcacgaaagcacgggttggtgcggcagccgaaaatggccctaggtattattataaattagactacatacacagtacattctaataatacacaaatatatataaatacacGGAacagaaatatatatatatatacctataatctatatacatatctTTAATATAAGTAGATTATATTTAATATAAGTAGATTCTGCCCGCTGTACgtactcacgtggttagtcgacAAAAGCCTTAGTTAGTCTAAGCACTTGGGCTTACGTCGCGCGTCGGCTAACCATGTGAATACAGCCGGGAGCATCTATATTTAAGTACATTGAGATAAGGAAAACGATAAGTCTACTTTTGACTGTAAAAGTAGTCTTATCGTTTTGCTTAAGTATctcaatgtacctactataatacagggtgtaaccagaacgctagcaaaaacgaagacaggtgatagtagtgatacgataccacaaaaaaagcgaaaaaatatttttaaaaatcctacattttgtaaaagttcacgatatattgcaaataaaatatgaacatctgactgacgctagaggacaacgaacattgcgtaagtaggccactcggagtcaatgccgcgttggtggagcattgacccgagttttacatgcttatacattgcgggtttaaaaatactatatcactaaaactataaaatgaggcaattggttattgttattggattgtgtctaggtaggtagtataacaataacgctagctagtttttgccagcgttctggttacactctgtataatgTGCTACAAGGAcatcgcccacggcgacttttgaTAGCAATACAGCACCGAATATATTGAACACGATCCTAATACGCGACAGTTGCAGTAGCGAGACTCATGGGCGGAGATATGACAGgtcgtggggacgccccgcacacccacacagcccccgcgctaacccggtgcggaatagcgcgggaacgtgcaggtgtgcgccgccttataccccgattgccatctcgacctgtcgcgtactacaggtatACAGGCCAGTGAAGCATCGCTGCAGTATCGAGACCTTTTAGTGACTGTATCGTTGCAAAAAGTACCAGTAAGCGATCTCTCCAAATTACTAATCTACACTCAAAAGTCTAAACGTTCCTGGCATTCCAGCGTATTGTTCCGTAAATTGGTCTTTCAGCCTGCATGATTCATTGGTGGTGGCCGAATTCATTTCTCGCAAGTAATTCAAGTGTTCCTCCGATGAAAGCACCTCAGTCCATTCCTCTGGAACATAAATAGAATGTTGTTTTTACCAGCTTCATTATGAATCGGTTTTAGTTAATAGCTGTTAGTACTAGCGGACGCACACGCATTatcgcggaaactctttgattttttgaaacaaaaaaacagtcaagtgcgattcggattcgcatacgaagggttccgtatcatcgtacaagaaatcgcAAACCAGTGTAATAAAAAACTAATCGCTCCAATAGCAGTACAACACTGCAAGTTTAGCACGCGGACGGCGCCATTTCGACGTGATTTAGTAACTtgatgttattttttaatttttatttgtgatgtaggtatcaggtcaacgggaagtatcatATAGGTATTGATTCCCCGAATTGACAGACACAGCAGACAGATACGGCGgaaagacaacgaagtgatcgtaTAATGATTTCTTTGTTATTTTTGAGGTACAGCACCCTAAAAATAGTACCCTATATCCCTTTCCCTTTGACACAGAGGAAGCTTTCAATCAAGATTGGTTTAGTGGTTGAATTGTGGAAAGGCAACAGACAGAAAGATACaattttgcatttgtaatagaAGGTAAGTTGTATagaaaaagcaaaataataccAACCAACAGTAAATTATACCAACTTTAGAGAGGAGGAGAATTTGGCGTCTGGAAATCTTCAACTCTTTGGTACGGAACCACAGGCTTACGGATAGTGTTATTGTGACGGAAACCTAACAATAAGaagctacagtacgcgaccgaaagtaatgaacatcgacctttagaaggagaaatttgtagagcactgtctctgtcgttgagaccgacaaaacgtcatataggtatgagtgacagagacaacgctctacaaagccgaaatatcattctaaagaccgatatacatttactttcggccgtgtactgaaTTATAATTTACAAACCTTGAAGGGTTTTTAAAGAGCGTTCTTCACCACCGAAGTCTTTTGGAAGTATTTCTTTTGATATGTACTTATGAAGCTCCTCATGACATTTGTGGACGAAGATCCTACCAGCCACTTTAACACTTAATACTTGTTTCAATATGGTCACCAATGTTTCTACGAATTTCGATGttgatattatgtgaattgcTTTTATTCTCATTCCGTAGCCTTCCTGGAATTTAAGAGGATTTTATATCAACTTTAGGTTAAAGGGGTAAACATGCTAAACTCATATAAAAGTtagagccttaatagctcaaaaGTTAGGAAGCGGACTGAATTCAAAAAAgttggcggttcaaaccccatccgttgcactaattgtcgtacctactcctagcacttagctttacgcttagttggaggggaaaggggaatataagtcctGATTTAGCATGGCTAAGAAATGTATCAGCAACTTTTTGTTACTAAGATAAACAGAGGAATAGacttacactaatattatattgtaactagcgtattcctgcgacttcgttcgcgtggagtgcataattttcaaactcctgttttacccctttatggattcaattttcaaaaatcctttcttagcggatgcctacgtcataatagctatctgcatgccaaatttcagcccgatctgtccagtagtttatcAAATCTTTACTAAACTCACAAGGTATATGCCTGATGGTACAATCTTTGTAGGATAAAAGAATTGTGAAAATCGGTTCAAATTTGATAGAGTTATGcagtaaaatcgataaaaattCGATCCCTTATCCCGACAAATCCCTAAttgttttcgggataaaaactacgCTATATAGTTAACCCGCAGTATCAGCTAccactgtactaaatttcatttaaatccgtTCAGTACTTTCGCGTGATGCGcgcacatacagacagacagaccgacagacagacagacagacagacagaaaaaaactctatttactaaaattttcaaaatatatttaactagcttatgcccgcgacttcgtccgtgtggactacacaaattttcaacccctattttacacccttagcatgagcttaataaaatatgtcatactgctaattgcaaaaatattaactacaattttttttatagacacttcaaaactgacagactttcatacaaacttcaaacccctattttacccctttaggggttgcattttgaagaatcctttcttaccggacgcctacgttataatagctatctgcatgccgcatttcagcgtgatccgtccagtagtttgagctgtgcattgatagatcagtcagtcagtcagtcagtcagtcggtcaccttttcctttttatataatatagatatacaGAATTTGACCAGTTACActtttattgtaagtaggtatagttatctcCGTGGAAAAAGATTGAATAAAACCCTGATataaccctattttttttatagtctTTAACTTGCTATGGTAGCAAGCTGaagtacatacatattttgCCCTTAGCACTCTATTATACAACAGGTTCTGCATTAGCTAATTacggtaattattataaatataccaGTATTagctatatttataatggatatcactcacgatagtttaaatacGGCAATCATGATAAATAACTGACAAAGCAGGGAGAATTATCCAGATAATTGTTGTCATGCAAACATCCATTGCCTTAGAACTCAGAAGGTAAAAGCAGGTGGTAATACCGACAGAAAACCCTACCCCCCTAACTTGGATGGACCCCTTAGATAGATGGTACTAAATATTCATTACTCACAATGTAAATTGACATGGCCTGTCTCAATTCAACAAGGTTTAGTTTCGTCACATAATCCATCAGGTTTGCATCGGTAAAGTCGATGACTATGAAGAATCCACCTACATAGTCATGTATTTTGCCATACTCGGCTagctagaaataaaaaaaatttaaacatattatttaaattgaacATCGATTGAAACAAAGTAAGTTAAAACAAAATACATCAAACTaaaaccaaagtcttcgaaccgTGCGTGTTGCCAATGATGACATAATAGTTATTACCTATGGACCCGAAACATGGTCGATAACTATGcgcttcataagaaagctcagaatcagcgggcgatggagagagctatgcttgcaGTTTCTCTacttgatcaaatcagaaatgaggtgtTTGTGCTTTCTACGTTGTCCCGGCAGGTGTGGGAGCAACGTTTGCCATTCGTTTCCAGTACCGAGGAAAAGATACCGGTTAGGTATGAATACCATACATTGGTAGGCCGATAATGATCATTGGTGCCTCATACCGCGAGCTAACATacactagcgccatctagttttcaGATCGGGCACTAAAGTTTGTGTACCACtacattattaataattataaagtaggtaatcGCTTTCACAACCTCATGATAAaactctaaaaatataaatgcctTACACGAAATGTAACTTACGAGTATGTTATGCCtaaaaaagtgcaaaatctgcGACGATTCAAATTCTACGTCGCGGAATTTGCAGACAAATACTCTGCAGTGTTCCTCTGTTAGTTTCGGCAGTGGTAATGTATTtctgaaacaaaacaataaaacattataaattatttaatgttttCTCATCTGTCATAATTAGAAGTTAGTATAGTTGGGTTTATTTGCGGAAAAAAGTTAGTGAACCACTCTCTCTGTTactaatcccatacaaaatatGATAGAGACTTAAATCACAGTAGGCATAACTATTTTAAGGCACCAACCAATAATAAGCGAAACTATGTTTCTAATGAATTTCGAATGTATTTTGAAAACaatatgtttgtgattggttggtgactcgaaatggttaacgcccactgaggtTATTGTCTCTATCTTTTTagtgggattacgtaacagagagagggCTATATTAACTGCTTTCCGTGGATAgtgtatacagggttacaggaaaagaggacacgatcccgttagggggttatagtacaggacattagttATCAAACGACcactaaagtgcttatgcgaaagtgtatcgttttcgagttattcatttttttatttttttcttaataaaggggtgtttgccattttgaaaattaataaaaaaaaggaacaatgtatttcatcagattttttttataataaactacaaaaaaataaacaataaacagttataaaacaagaaaaatcttcaagaattttaaaattacagcccaaaaactgtacaagttttcgatttttaaatttaattcttggaataacttgcaaattttctgtaaaaattactatggcacttatcctgcggattatgttaaaaacatctacgtttcgttagctatccattggtacaaaaagattacaaaaaaaacatgaaatcaagaaaaaattacacaacaaagagaccaggtagaaaattctaacaaatgcttttgccaaagaattaaatcagaatcaatgtaaaaatgagtttaatgcaaaatcgttaaagattatttttcaatgaggtcaaaaggtaatataaaatcagtcaagtgcgagtcgggctcgcacacgaagggttccgtaccatcgtacaagaaataacactttttttttttttttttatggcggccattttgtatttgttgttatagcggctataaaaatacacatacagtctgtctgtctatcatctaTTTACAGCTCACCCGGTCCACTGAtgttgatgaaaggtacagagataagaTGCCCGAGACGGACATAGGCAAGACTTTATCCtgtaaaatgaaaaagttccctcgggattttcaaaaaacctagaTTCACGcggaagtcacgggcatcatctaactTTTAGCCCAAAAAGGCAAAGTCTAGAAACTGGTGGGTGGTGGGAAACCTTTGCATAGTCTAGATTTTAGATTAATTAAACTTATAATTATGCTTATCATACTGTTCTGAGGAAGATTAAAAGttagcataatattgtattgttaGGTACTTACGTAACTTTATACAAGTGCTCAAAATCAGTTTTAGGGTTATAAGCTCCGAAAAATTGTGGCAGCAAAGTTCTCATAGTGCATATTTTGTCCATTTGTGTCTTGGCGCGCTCTATTGACCCCTTGCATCCGAGTATTGTTGTCTCCAAATATGAGCCCTCTgtaaaaagtgaaaaaagttaaattggttcagaaatctcggacaAATTGGTGTAAgtagtattattaaaaaatattgagtGCATAAGAGTGtacctacaattattattaggtatgcgTTTACTTCGTACGTACAGAtttcccggctgagtttgttgtgggctctttgacgtaggcatccgctaatatacgatttttgaaaattcaaccctaagggggtgaaatagagattTTAAATGTGTGTTTAAAACACGCGGAcaaagtggcgagcataaggtagtctTTGATAATCGCGAAAATAATACATACGGGTAGAATACATAACCTTTTTTTGtaatcggttaaaaatacctCGACTTCGTTTCCGATGGCCAATAGCCGACTATGTCTACGAACTTACTCgagagtaggtatacctactatgttGGAAAAATACGCATCAAAATAATTCCAGAAGTTTTTTGGAAAATCATAACAAACAATTTTTTAGATCTCCAAACGCATGTATCGTCATCGTTGTGAGAAACAAAAAGTTTGAATaggttttttgtaataatagcGAGTTAAATACCGGGTCAGTCTCCTTACTAATGTAGGTATGTTTCGACTGAGTGAAGACGAGCGAAGCGGAGCATAGACAATAGACATGTTTCTAAAGGTACGTACACATCTGATTGATGAATGCGTCGCGAATGCGCCTGTTTACGCG
Proteins encoded in this window:
- the LOC138402819 gene encoding alpha-tocopherol transfer protein-like; the encoded protein is MEFVKLRKILQLRPDTMQSIHKMYNLDTRSLKEALKILNEWVQKQPHFNKKDFDDRYLETTIVVCKGSIERAKLRLDKMCTMRTLMPHFFGKFNCKTDFEKLYENVHAIVLPKLTNDHYRVHVIKFFDVDWEASQFTDFFRHNVIMGEYIRADDYLSGFITILDFSEANVMSFLTKISPVLLRQAVTIAIEGYGMRIKGLYIISESKFVDSLLALVKQVVSAKIVNRVKVLKSVKDLHEFIPKAILPVDYGGEERSLKTLQEEWLDVLSSEEHLSYLEEINKATTNESCRPKDQFFEQYGGMPGTFRFLSVD
- the LOC117984936 gene encoding uncharacterized protein, giving the protein MEFLPKDKILETKPDTLQYVRKEFGLDKPGSMKDAVDILNEWIQKQSHFNKKDFKGSYLETTILGCKGSIERAKTQMDKICTMRTLLPQFFGAYNPKTDFEHLYKVTNTLPLPKLTEEHCRVFVCKFRDVEFESSQILHFFRHNILLAEYGKIHDYVGGFFIVIDFTDANLMDYVTKLNLVELRQAMSIYIEGYGMRIKAIHIISTSKFVETLVTILKQVLSVKVAGRIFVHKCHEELHKYISKEILPKDFGGEERSLKTLQEEWTEVLSSEEHLNYLREMNSATTNESCRLKDQFTEQYAGMPGTFRLLSVD